In the genome of Conger conger chromosome 8, fConCon1.1, whole genome shotgun sequence, one region contains:
- the LOC133134905 gene encoding protein PHTF2-like isoform X2, with the protein MASKVRDAVVWYQKKIGAYDQQIWEKSVEQREIKGLRNKPKKTGHVKPDLIDVDLVRGSAFAKAKPESPWTSLTRKGIVRVVFFPFFFRWWIQVTSRAIFFLLLSLYLLQAAAAVLFFAARPTLTIPVTEVFGGIWLMLLLGTVHCQIVSTRTPKPTPSSGGKRRRKLRRAAHLEVHREGDGSSTTDHTQEGVLHCSGAAATHSLAAFFRQLWHDICKTGSKKSKLSIDKSTETDNGYVSLDGRVTSKSSEEGLQLHEPVCDLLRSEETCWGAVPPQNNLLLPPIGKEPPSPRSVENMSDEASSEEDPEAYSVIRRGVERLNNDCTLRNRKLHHYKKHYPAEETPKSGTSCSSRCSSLRQDSESTRHESETEDVLWEDFLHCAECRSSCTSETEGEGNAVCPAAPKKEYRDDPFHQGHVPWLHSSNPGLERVSAIVWEGNECKKADMSVLEISGMIMNRVNLYTPGIGYQIFGNLVSVVLGLTPLAYRLSQYRDLDQLTTLSGRELVSVAFGSSSDVMVITMVTVSLVVRGCLTWLFFFLLSVAERTYKQRLLFAKLFGHLTSARRARKSEVPHFRLKKVQNIKMWLSLRSYLKRRGPQRSVDVIVSSAFLLTLSVIVICCAQLLHVHETFLECHYNWELVIWCTSLSLFLLRFVTLGSETSKKYSNTSILLTEQINLYLKMEKKPNKKEELTLVNNVLKLATKLLKELDTPFRLYGLTMNPLLYNITQVVILSAVSGVISDLLGFNLKLWKIKS; encoded by the exons ATCGGGGCCTACGATCAGCAGATATGGGAGAAGTCTGTGGAGCAGCGGGAGATCAAG ggccTGAGGAACAAGCCAAAGAAGACCGGCCATGTGAAGCCAGACCTCATCGATGTGGACCTGGTCAGAG gCTCCGCGTTCGCCAAGGCCAAGCCTGAGAGCCCGTGGACCTCCCTGACGCGCAAGGGCATCGTGAGGGTGGTCTTCTTCCCCTTCTTCTTCAGATGGTGGATCCAGGTCACCTCCAGGGCCATCTTCTTCCTGctgctctccctctatctcctccAAG CGGCGGCGGCGGTGCTGTTCTTCGCCGCGCGGCCGACCCTCACCATCCCCGTCACCGAGGTGTTCGGGGGCATATGGCTGATGCTGCTCCTGGGGACCGTGCACTGCCAGATCGTGTCCACTCGGACCCCCAAGCCCACCCCCAGCAGCGGGGGGAAGaggagaag GAAGTTAAGGAGGGCAGCTCACTTGGAGGTGCATAGGGAAGGCGATGGCTCTAGCACTACCGATCACACTCAGGAGGGGGTGCTGCACTGCTCTGGGGCTGCAGCCACTCACAGCCTTGCTGCTTTCTTCAGACAGCTCTGGCATGATATCTGTAAAACGGG gTCCAAGAAGTCAAAGTTGTCCATCGACAAGTCGACGGAGACGGACAACGGCTACGTGTCCCTGGACGGGCGGGTCACCAGTAAGAGCAGCGAGGAGGGCCTGCAGCTCCACGAGCCCGTGTGTGACCTCCTGCGCTCGGAGGAGACCTGCTGGGGCGCTGTACCTCCCCAAAACAACCTTCTGCTGCCCCCCATTGGCAAG gaGCCCCCCAGTCCCCGTAGTGTGGAGAACATGTCGGATGAGGCGTCCAGTGAGGAGGACCCCGAGGCCTACAGCGTGATCCGCCGCGGTGTGGAGCGCTTGAACAACGACTGCACACTACGCAACAGGAAGCTGCACCACTACAAGAAACACTACCCTGCTGAG gagacgCCCAAGTCGGGCACCAGCTGCAGCTCGCGCTGCTCCAGCCTGCGGCAGGACTCGGAGAGCACGCGGCACGAGTCGGAGACCGAGGACGTGCTCTGGGAGGACTTCCTGCACTGCGCCGAGTGCCGCTCCTCCTGCACCAGCGAGACCGAGGGCGAGGGCAACGCCGTCTGCCCCGCCGCGCCCAAGAAGGAGTACCGCGACGACCCCTTCCACCAG GGCCACGTCCCGTGGCTGCACAGCTCCAACCCGGGCCTGGAGCGCGTCAGCGCCATCGTGTGGGAGGGCAACGAGTGCAAGAAGGCCGACATGTCCGTGCTGGAGATCAGCGGCATGATCATGAACAGG GTGAATCTCTACACGCCTGGGATCGGGTACCAGATATTTGGGAACCTGGTGTCGGTGGTGCTGGGCCTGACGCCCCTGgcctacaggctgtcccagtacAGAGACCTGGATCAGCTGACCACGCTGTCGGGGCGCGAGCTGGTCTCCGTCGCCTTCGGCTCCAGCTCGGACGTCATGGTGATCACCATGGTGACCGTCAGCCTGGTGGTGCGCGGCTGCCTCACCTGGCTCTTCTTCTTCCTGCTGAGCGTGGCCGAGAGGACCTACAAGCAG AGGCTGTTGTTCGCCAAGCTCTTTGGCCACCTCACCTCTGCCAGGAGGGCCAGGAAGTCCGAGGTCCCGCACTTCCGCCTGAAGAAAGTGCAGAACATCAAGATGTGGCTCTCCCTGCGCTCCTACCTGAAG aGGCGGGGCCCTCAGCGCTCGGTGGATGTCATCGTGTCCTCTGCGTTCCTGCTCACCCTCTCTGTCATCGTCATCTGCTGTGCCCAG CTGCTCCACGTGCACGAGACGTTCCTGGAGTGTCACTACAACTGGGAGCTGGTGATCTGgtgcacctccctctccctcttcctgctGCGCTTCGTCACCCTGGGGTCTGAGACCAGCAAGAAGTACAGCAACACCTCCATCTTACTGACAGAGCAG ATAAATCTGTACCTGAAAATGGAGAAGaaaccaaataaaaaagaagaactGACCCTGGTGAATAATGTGCTGAAGTTGGCCACCAAGCTACTGAAG GAGCTGGACACCCCCTTCAGACTGTACGGACTGACCATGAACCCCCTCCTCTACAACATCACCCAGGTGGTGATCCTGTCGGCCGTGTCTGGGGTCATCAGCGACCTGCTGGGGTTCAATCTGAAG CTCTGGAAGATCAAATCGTGA
- the LOC133134905 gene encoding protein PHTF2-like isoform X3, which produces MASKVRDAVVWYQKKIGAYDQQIWEKSVEQREIKFIRLGLRNKPKKTGHVKPDLIDVDLVRGSAFAKAKPESPWTSLTRKGIVRVVFFPFFFRWWIQVTSRAIFFLLLSLYLLQAAAAVLFFAARPTLTIPVTEVFGGIWLMLLLGTVHCQIVSTRTPKPTPSSGGKRRRSKKSKLSIDKSTETDNGYVSLDGRVTSKSSEEGLQLHEPVCDLLRSEETCWGAVPPQNNLLLPPIGKEPPSPRSVENMSDEASSEEDPEAYSVIRRGVERLNNDCTLRNRKLHHYKKHYPAEETPKSGTSCSSRCSSLRQDSESTRHESETEDVLWEDFLHCAECRSSCTSETEGEGNAVCPAAPKKEYRDDPFHQGHVPWLHSSNPGLERVSAIVWEGNECKKADMSVLEISGMIMNRVNLYTPGIGYQIFGNLVSVVLGLTPLAYRLSQYRDLDQLTTLSGRELVSVAFGSSSDVMVITMVTVSLVVRGCLTWLFFFLLSVAERTYKQRLLFAKLFGHLTSARRARKSEVPHFRLKKVQNIKMWLSLRSYLKRRGPQRSVDVIVSSAFLLTLSVIVICCAQLLHVHETFLECHYNWELVIWCTSLSLFLLRFVTLGSETSKKYSNTSILLTEQINLYLKMEKKPNKKEELTLVNNVLKLATKLLKELDTPFRLYGLTMNPLLYNITQVVILSAVSGVISDLLGFNLKLWKIKS; this is translated from the exons ATCGGGGCCTACGATCAGCAGATATGGGAGAAGTCTGTGGAGCAGCGGGAGATCAAG TTTATTAGACTG ggccTGAGGAACAAGCCAAAGAAGACCGGCCATGTGAAGCCAGACCTCATCGATGTGGACCTGGTCAGAG gCTCCGCGTTCGCCAAGGCCAAGCCTGAGAGCCCGTGGACCTCCCTGACGCGCAAGGGCATCGTGAGGGTGGTCTTCTTCCCCTTCTTCTTCAGATGGTGGATCCAGGTCACCTCCAGGGCCATCTTCTTCCTGctgctctccctctatctcctccAAG CGGCGGCGGCGGTGCTGTTCTTCGCCGCGCGGCCGACCCTCACCATCCCCGTCACCGAGGTGTTCGGGGGCATATGGCTGATGCTGCTCCTGGGGACCGTGCACTGCCAGATCGTGTCCACTCGGACCCCCAAGCCCACCCCCAGCAGCGGGGGGAAGaggagaag gTCCAAGAAGTCAAAGTTGTCCATCGACAAGTCGACGGAGACGGACAACGGCTACGTGTCCCTGGACGGGCGGGTCACCAGTAAGAGCAGCGAGGAGGGCCTGCAGCTCCACGAGCCCGTGTGTGACCTCCTGCGCTCGGAGGAGACCTGCTGGGGCGCTGTACCTCCCCAAAACAACCTTCTGCTGCCCCCCATTGGCAAG gaGCCCCCCAGTCCCCGTAGTGTGGAGAACATGTCGGATGAGGCGTCCAGTGAGGAGGACCCCGAGGCCTACAGCGTGATCCGCCGCGGTGTGGAGCGCTTGAACAACGACTGCACACTACGCAACAGGAAGCTGCACCACTACAAGAAACACTACCCTGCTGAG gagacgCCCAAGTCGGGCACCAGCTGCAGCTCGCGCTGCTCCAGCCTGCGGCAGGACTCGGAGAGCACGCGGCACGAGTCGGAGACCGAGGACGTGCTCTGGGAGGACTTCCTGCACTGCGCCGAGTGCCGCTCCTCCTGCACCAGCGAGACCGAGGGCGAGGGCAACGCCGTCTGCCCCGCCGCGCCCAAGAAGGAGTACCGCGACGACCCCTTCCACCAG GGCCACGTCCCGTGGCTGCACAGCTCCAACCCGGGCCTGGAGCGCGTCAGCGCCATCGTGTGGGAGGGCAACGAGTGCAAGAAGGCCGACATGTCCGTGCTGGAGATCAGCGGCATGATCATGAACAGG GTGAATCTCTACACGCCTGGGATCGGGTACCAGATATTTGGGAACCTGGTGTCGGTGGTGCTGGGCCTGACGCCCCTGgcctacaggctgtcccagtacAGAGACCTGGATCAGCTGACCACGCTGTCGGGGCGCGAGCTGGTCTCCGTCGCCTTCGGCTCCAGCTCGGACGTCATGGTGATCACCATGGTGACCGTCAGCCTGGTGGTGCGCGGCTGCCTCACCTGGCTCTTCTTCTTCCTGCTGAGCGTGGCCGAGAGGACCTACAAGCAG AGGCTGTTGTTCGCCAAGCTCTTTGGCCACCTCACCTCTGCCAGGAGGGCCAGGAAGTCCGAGGTCCCGCACTTCCGCCTGAAGAAAGTGCAGAACATCAAGATGTGGCTCTCCCTGCGCTCCTACCTGAAG aGGCGGGGCCCTCAGCGCTCGGTGGATGTCATCGTGTCCTCTGCGTTCCTGCTCACCCTCTCTGTCATCGTCATCTGCTGTGCCCAG CTGCTCCACGTGCACGAGACGTTCCTGGAGTGTCACTACAACTGGGAGCTGGTGATCTGgtgcacctccctctccctcttcctgctGCGCTTCGTCACCCTGGGGTCTGAGACCAGCAAGAAGTACAGCAACACCTCCATCTTACTGACAGAGCAG ATAAATCTGTACCTGAAAATGGAGAAGaaaccaaataaaaaagaagaactGACCCTGGTGAATAATGTGCTGAAGTTGGCCACCAAGCTACTGAAG GAGCTGGACACCCCCTTCAGACTGTACGGACTGACCATGAACCCCCTCCTCTACAACATCACCCAGGTGGTGATCCTGTCGGCCGTGTCTGGGGTCATCAGCGACCTGCTGGGGTTCAATCTGAAG CTCTGGAAGATCAAATCGTGA
- the LOC133134905 gene encoding protein PHTF2-like isoform X1 has product MASKVRDAVVWYQKKIGAYDQQIWEKSVEQREIKFIRLGLRNKPKKTGHVKPDLIDVDLVRGSAFAKAKPESPWTSLTRKGIVRVVFFPFFFRWWIQVTSRAIFFLLLSLYLLQAAAAVLFFAARPTLTIPVTEVFGGIWLMLLLGTVHCQIVSTRTPKPTPSSGGKRRRKLRRAAHLEVHREGDGSSTTDHTQEGVLHCSGAAATHSLAAFFRQLWHDICKTGSKKSKLSIDKSTETDNGYVSLDGRVTSKSSEEGLQLHEPVCDLLRSEETCWGAVPPQNNLLLPPIGKEPPSPRSVENMSDEASSEEDPEAYSVIRRGVERLNNDCTLRNRKLHHYKKHYPAEETPKSGTSCSSRCSSLRQDSESTRHESETEDVLWEDFLHCAECRSSCTSETEGEGNAVCPAAPKKEYRDDPFHQGHVPWLHSSNPGLERVSAIVWEGNECKKADMSVLEISGMIMNRVNLYTPGIGYQIFGNLVSVVLGLTPLAYRLSQYRDLDQLTTLSGRELVSVAFGSSSDVMVITMVTVSLVVRGCLTWLFFFLLSVAERTYKQRLLFAKLFGHLTSARRARKSEVPHFRLKKVQNIKMWLSLRSYLKRRGPQRSVDVIVSSAFLLTLSVIVICCAQLLHVHETFLECHYNWELVIWCTSLSLFLLRFVTLGSETSKKYSNTSILLTEQINLYLKMEKKPNKKEELTLVNNVLKLATKLLKELDTPFRLYGLTMNPLLYNITQVVILSAVSGVISDLLGFNLKLWKIKS; this is encoded by the exons ATCGGGGCCTACGATCAGCAGATATGGGAGAAGTCTGTGGAGCAGCGGGAGATCAAG TTTATTAGACTG ggccTGAGGAACAAGCCAAAGAAGACCGGCCATGTGAAGCCAGACCTCATCGATGTGGACCTGGTCAGAG gCTCCGCGTTCGCCAAGGCCAAGCCTGAGAGCCCGTGGACCTCCCTGACGCGCAAGGGCATCGTGAGGGTGGTCTTCTTCCCCTTCTTCTTCAGATGGTGGATCCAGGTCACCTCCAGGGCCATCTTCTTCCTGctgctctccctctatctcctccAAG CGGCGGCGGCGGTGCTGTTCTTCGCCGCGCGGCCGACCCTCACCATCCCCGTCACCGAGGTGTTCGGGGGCATATGGCTGATGCTGCTCCTGGGGACCGTGCACTGCCAGATCGTGTCCACTCGGACCCCCAAGCCCACCCCCAGCAGCGGGGGGAAGaggagaag GAAGTTAAGGAGGGCAGCTCACTTGGAGGTGCATAGGGAAGGCGATGGCTCTAGCACTACCGATCACACTCAGGAGGGGGTGCTGCACTGCTCTGGGGCTGCAGCCACTCACAGCCTTGCTGCTTTCTTCAGACAGCTCTGGCATGATATCTGTAAAACGGG gTCCAAGAAGTCAAAGTTGTCCATCGACAAGTCGACGGAGACGGACAACGGCTACGTGTCCCTGGACGGGCGGGTCACCAGTAAGAGCAGCGAGGAGGGCCTGCAGCTCCACGAGCCCGTGTGTGACCTCCTGCGCTCGGAGGAGACCTGCTGGGGCGCTGTACCTCCCCAAAACAACCTTCTGCTGCCCCCCATTGGCAAG gaGCCCCCCAGTCCCCGTAGTGTGGAGAACATGTCGGATGAGGCGTCCAGTGAGGAGGACCCCGAGGCCTACAGCGTGATCCGCCGCGGTGTGGAGCGCTTGAACAACGACTGCACACTACGCAACAGGAAGCTGCACCACTACAAGAAACACTACCCTGCTGAG gagacgCCCAAGTCGGGCACCAGCTGCAGCTCGCGCTGCTCCAGCCTGCGGCAGGACTCGGAGAGCACGCGGCACGAGTCGGAGACCGAGGACGTGCTCTGGGAGGACTTCCTGCACTGCGCCGAGTGCCGCTCCTCCTGCACCAGCGAGACCGAGGGCGAGGGCAACGCCGTCTGCCCCGCCGCGCCCAAGAAGGAGTACCGCGACGACCCCTTCCACCAG GGCCACGTCCCGTGGCTGCACAGCTCCAACCCGGGCCTGGAGCGCGTCAGCGCCATCGTGTGGGAGGGCAACGAGTGCAAGAAGGCCGACATGTCCGTGCTGGAGATCAGCGGCATGATCATGAACAGG GTGAATCTCTACACGCCTGGGATCGGGTACCAGATATTTGGGAACCTGGTGTCGGTGGTGCTGGGCCTGACGCCCCTGgcctacaggctgtcccagtacAGAGACCTGGATCAGCTGACCACGCTGTCGGGGCGCGAGCTGGTCTCCGTCGCCTTCGGCTCCAGCTCGGACGTCATGGTGATCACCATGGTGACCGTCAGCCTGGTGGTGCGCGGCTGCCTCACCTGGCTCTTCTTCTTCCTGCTGAGCGTGGCCGAGAGGACCTACAAGCAG AGGCTGTTGTTCGCCAAGCTCTTTGGCCACCTCACCTCTGCCAGGAGGGCCAGGAAGTCCGAGGTCCCGCACTTCCGCCTGAAGAAAGTGCAGAACATCAAGATGTGGCTCTCCCTGCGCTCCTACCTGAAG aGGCGGGGCCCTCAGCGCTCGGTGGATGTCATCGTGTCCTCTGCGTTCCTGCTCACCCTCTCTGTCATCGTCATCTGCTGTGCCCAG CTGCTCCACGTGCACGAGACGTTCCTGGAGTGTCACTACAACTGGGAGCTGGTGATCTGgtgcacctccctctccctcttcctgctGCGCTTCGTCACCCTGGGGTCTGAGACCAGCAAGAAGTACAGCAACACCTCCATCTTACTGACAGAGCAG ATAAATCTGTACCTGAAAATGGAGAAGaaaccaaataaaaaagaagaactGACCCTGGTGAATAATGTGCTGAAGTTGGCCACCAAGCTACTGAAG GAGCTGGACACCCCCTTCAGACTGTACGGACTGACCATGAACCCCCTCCTCTACAACATCACCCAGGTGGTGATCCTGTCGGCCGTGTCTGGGGTCATCAGCGACCTGCTGGGGTTCAATCTGAAG CTCTGGAAGATCAAATCGTGA